The Arachis duranensis cultivar V14167 chromosome 2, aradu.V14167.gnm2.J7QH, whole genome shotgun sequence genome has a window encoding:
- the LOC107474940 gene encoding cyclin-dependent protein kinase inhibitor SMR3, whose translation MKMGNLEISVACSKPPSSSSSHHNNNNIIDKEIKEEEGGYLEGIIVLSKQRDLESRKEQEEEEEIDVDDDGFKTPTSMDQRIPIESKQCPPAPRKPKPPLLSLKRKPPSSLSPPSCCIVSCRYHPLDLSREVELLFQRTTPQQKHHQLLSSDQIIISKKIRRE comes from the coding sequence atgaagaTGGGAAATCTTGAAATTAGTGTTGCATGTTCCAagcctccttcttcttcttcttctcatcataacaacaataatattattgacaaagagatcaaagaagaagaaggaggctACCTCGAGGGTATAATAGTACTTTCCAAGCAACGAGACCTAGAATCAAGAAaggagcaagaagaagaagaagaaattgatgttgatgatgatggatTCAAGACTCCAACATCAATGGATCAAAGAATCCCAATAGAATCAAAGCAATGCCCACCAGCACCAAGAAAACCAAAGCCGCCGTTGTTATCTCTCAAGAGAAAACCGCCGTCATCGTTGTCGCCGCCGTCGTGCTGCATCGTCAGCTGCAGATACCACCCACTTGATCTCTCCAGAGAAGTTGAATTATTGTTTCAGAGAACAACACCACAACAAAAGCATCATCAGCTTCTTTCTTCAGACCAAATAATAATCAGCAAGAAAATTCGAAGGGaatga